The following is a genomic window from Longimicrobiales bacterium.
CTGCAGCGGGGCGGGGAGGCGCAGATCGCCGCGTCCGTCGAGCAGCTGAACGCGGTGGGCGCCATCGCGCACCCGCTGTTCCGCGACTACCTCGTGCCGTTCGAGCTGGTGGGCATTCTGCTGCTGGTGGCCATCATCGGCGCCGTCCTGCTCGCGAAGCGGAGGGTTTGAACATGCAGACCATCGGTGCGATGGACCTGAGCACCATGTCACTCGCGTTGTCGGCGATCCTGTTCTCGATCGGGGTCGTTGGCGTGATCGTGCGACGCAACGCCATCATCCTGTTTCTCTGCATCGAGCTGATGCTGAACGCCGTGAACCTCGCGTTCGTCGCGTTCTCCCGCAGCATCGGCGTGGATGGACAGATCTTCGTTTTCTTCGTCATGACGGTAGCGGCCGCAGAGGCCGCCGTCGGCCTCGCTCTCGTGATCGCGATATTCCGACACGTGGAGAGCGTTGACATGAAGAACTTCAACCTGCTGCGGTGGTAGGGTGGACCACTTCGAGCCCACACTTCTCTGGGCGATCGCACTGCTGCCGCTGATCGGCTTCGTCATCAACGGCACGCTCTCACTGCTGCGCGCGCGACGCGCTCAGGCGGAGCTTCTCGCCGCGGACGGCGGTGCGCACGGCCACGCGGTCGATGCCCACGGACATGCACACGCGGATTCGACCGCCGCGCTCGACCACGGCCACGGCCAGGACGAGGAGGCGGACGTCCACACGACCGCCCATGCCGCACCCGGCAGCACCCTGATCCCGACGCTCGTCGGGCCGGGTGTCGTGATTCTGGCGTTCGTGATCGCACTCATCAACTTCATCGGCATGTTCGGCGCCGATCTGCACGAGCCGATCGTGGAGACGTACTGGCAGTGGATGCCGGTCGGCAGCCTGAGTGTCGACGCTGCGTTCCAGCTCGACCAGCTGTCGATGCTGATGACGCTGATCATCACCGGTGTCGGCTCGCTGATCCATATCTTCAGTATCGGCTACATGCGCGAGGACCCCGGCTACGCCCGGTACTTCGCATATCTGAACCTGTTCGTGTTCTTCATGCTGGTGCTGGTGCTCGGCTCCGGCTACGCCCTGATGTTCGTCGGCTGGGAGGGCGTCGGGCTGTGCAGCTATCTGCTGATCGGGTTCTGGTTCAAGGACCGCGAGAAGGCCGATGCGGGCAAGAAGGCGTTTATTGTGAACCGCATCGGCGACTTCGGGTTCCTGGTCGCCATGTTCCTGATCTTCAGCAATCTGGGCGCGCTCGACTTCGTTACGGTCATGGCCGCTGCGCCTTCCACGTTCGCGTTCGGCGGCGCGGTCGTAACGGCCATCACGCTGTTCCTGTTCCTCGGCGCCGCAGGCAAGAGCGCGCAGATCCCGCTCTATGTGTGGCTGCCGGACGCCATGGCCGGTCCGACGCCGGTGTCCGCGCTGATCCATGCCGCGACGATGGTCACGGCCGGCGTCTACCTGGTGGCGCGCTCCAGCGTGCTGTTCGCGCTTGCGCCCGTGTCGTCGATCACCGTGGCCGGCATCGGCGCGCTGACCGCGCTGTTCGCCGCGACGATCGGCCTGGTCCAGAACGATATCAAGAAGGTCCTGGCCTACTCGACCGTGTCGCAGCTCGGCTACATGTTCGTCGGCGTCGGAGTCGGCGCATACGCTGCCGGCGTGTTCCACCTGATGACGCACGCATTCTTCAAGGCGCTGCTGTTCCTCGGGTCGGGCGCCGTGATCCACGCGATGCACGAGGCGTATCACGCGACGCACAGCCATGCCGACGCGCAGGACATGCGCAACATGGGCGGGCTGCGCCACTACATGACGAAAACCTGGATCTTCATGTGGATCGCGACGCTCGCGATCGCCGGCGTGTGGCCGTTCGCGGGATTCTTCTCGAAGGACGAGATCATCTGGCAGACAGCCGCACGCGCTGTCGGCCCCTTCGAGCCGTGGTTCCGCGTGTTCTGGATCATGGCGTTCGCGGCCGCCCTGATGACCGCGTTCTACATGACGCGCCTCATGATCATGACGTTCCACGGTGAGAACCGGACGGGTGCGGAGGAGCGCAAGCACCTGCACGAGGTGTCGCCGGTCATGTGGGTGCCGCTCGCGATCCTGGCCTTCCTGTCGGTGGTCGGCGGCTGGATCAACGTGCCGGAGCCGATCGCGCACATGCCCGTCCTCGGGTGGCTGCCGTCTTCCGAGTGGCTGCATGACTGGCTGCACCCGGTGATCGAGCAGGCGGACCATGTGTTCGAAGCGAACATCGGCGAGCTGGCGCATGCGACGCCAGTGGGTGGCGGCGAGGCGTTCTGGGCTGCCGTGTCGTTCCTGTTCGCTACGGCCGTGATCGCCATCACGGCGTACATTCTGATGAAGCGCCGGTATGCGCCAGCGGACCAGTCACAGCCGCTGCGCGGCTTCGGTCGCGTCCTGTACAACAAGTGGTACGTCGACGAGATGTATGACGCGGTCATAGTGCGGCCCATTGTCGGTGTGTCGCGCGGACTGTGGCGCTTCGTGGACAAGGGACTGATCGACGGTGCCGTCAACGGCGCCGGCTATACCGCGCGTGCGTTCGGCTGGGTGGGCTCGCGCCTGCAGACCGGTCAGCTGAATACCTATGCGTTCGCGGCCGTGCTCGGCGCGCTGCTGCTGCTCGCGCTCGTCGTCGCAGGAGGCAACTGAACGTGCTCGAGTCCATGGGTTATTCCAGCTGGGTCCTGACCGCACTGCTGCTGATACCCGCGGTCGGCATGGCCGCAGTGCTGTTCGGCAGGGAGGAGCACGCGAAGTACACGGCTCTCGCGCTGTCGACGCTGGCGTTCCTGGTGTCGCTTCCGCTGTGGTTCGCGTACAGCGCCGCTACGCCCGCATTCCAGTTCGGCGCCAGTACGGCTTGGATCCCGCAGTGGGGCATCCACTACCGCGTCGGTGTGGACGGGATCAGCGTGCTGCTCGTACTGCTCACGACGGCGCTCTTCCCGATCGCGATCCTCGGCTCCTACAACTACATCGCGCGCCGCACGAAGGCGTTCTACGCGATGATGCTGCTGCTCGAGGCCGGCGTGCTCGGTGTGTTCGTCTCGCTCGACCTGTTCATGTTCTTCATGTTCTGGGAGATCATGCTCGTGCCGATGTACTTCATTATCGGCATCTGGGGCGGAGAGCGGCGCGTCTATGCGGCCATCAAGTTCTTCCTGTACACGGCAGTCGGCTCGCTGCTCATGCTGGTCGGCATTCTGTATCTGTTCTTCAAGTATCGCGCGCTCACGGGCGAGCTCTCGTTCGCGTACCTGGACCTGCTCCAGCTGCCGCTCACTTTCACCGAGCAGTACTGGCTGTTCGGCGCGTTTGCGCTCGCGTTCGCGATCAAGGTGCCGATCTTTCCGTTCCATACCTGGCTGCCTGACGCTCACGTCGAGGCGCCCACGCCCGGCTCGGTCATCCTGGCGGCGGTGCTGCTGAAGCTGGGGGCGTACGGCTTCCTGCGCTTCCTGCTGCCGCTGTTCCCGCAGGCGGCGACGCACCCGACGATCGTGACGATCATGATGGTGCTGGCGCTGTTCGGTATCATCTACGGCGCCTGGGTCGCGGCGGTGCAGCCGGATGCGAAGAAACTGATTGCCTACACGTCCGTCGCGCACATGGGCTTCGTGGTGCTCGGCATTTTCGCACTGACGCTCCAGGGCGTGCAGGGCGCGATGATCGTGATGCTGTCGCACGGCCTGTCGACGGGGGCGATGTTCCTCCTGCTCGGCATGCTCTACGAGCGACGGCACACGCGGGAGATCGACGACTTCGGCGGCCTGGCCGCAGTCGCACCCGGGTTTGCCGCCGTGTTCGTGTTCACGGCGCTCGCCAGCATCGGGCTGCCCGGCACGAGCGGGTTCGTCGGTGAGTTCCTCGCGCTGATCGGTACGTTCCAGACGCATCCGTGGGTGGCGGTGATCGGCGCGACCGGCGTCATCTTCGCCGCCTACTACATGCTTCCGATGGTGCAGAAGATCCTGTTCAACGCGCTGACGCGCCCGGAGAACCGGCGGCTGCCGGATCTGTCCGGCCGCGAGATCGCCGTCCTGGCGCCGCTCGTTGCCGGCATGATCTGGATGGGCGTCTACCCGAAGCCGTTCCTGGAGCGGGCCGACGTGACGCTGACGACGCTGATCGAGACCGTCGAGCGCAAGAGCACGCAGACGTTCTTTCCGCTCGGCATGGAAACGCCGGCCGAGGTTGAGGACGACGGCGCGAACACCATAGCAGCGGCCGCGGCTGATGCCGACGCCGAATAACCCGAAAGACTGCGCAAGCGGATGCCTGTAGATCTGTCATCGCCCGCACACTACGCCCTCGTGCTGCTGCCGGAGATCGTTCTCTCCGCGTGGGCGATGTTCATCCTTTTGCTGGATGTCTTCCAGAAGGGCTCCCGCAGCGAGCCATCATCCTCCAGCATGCCCTGGCTTACGCTCGGCGGCGTACTGCTGGCCGCCGTGGCGAACGGCTGGATCGCCGGGCTGCGCGAGACCGGGCCCGCCGGCATGATCGCAGTCGACTCCTTCCGCGTGTTCTCGAACTTCGTGTTCCTGCTCGCGGCGGGCATGTTTGTGATGATCTCGACGCGCTACATCGACGAGGAGCGGCTGCGGCTGGGCGAGCTGTACGTGCTGATCCTCTTCGCCACGGTCGGCATGATGGTGTTCGCCGGTGCGCGCGACCTGATGGTCATGTTCATCGCGCTCGAGCTGATGTCGCTGCCGATCTACGTCCTCACCGGGATCAACCGGCGCGACCGGCGCTCGGCGGAGGGGGCACTCAAATACTTCCTGCTCGGTGCGTTCTCCAGCGCGTTCTTCCTCTTCGGCATCGCCCTCGCCTACGGCGGCGCCGGATCGACGAATCTCGCGGAGATCGCGGGCGCCATAGGCGTGGATGGTATCGGCGCCAGTCGCCTGCTCATCATCGCCACCGCCCTGATCGCCGTCGGCTTTGCGTTCAAGACGGCCGCCGTGCCCTTCCACATGTGGACGCCCGACGCCTATGAGGGCGCGCCGGCGCCCGTCACGGCGTTCATGGCGGCTGGCGTCAAGGCCGCGGCGTTCGGTGCCTTCATCCGGGTCTACTTCACGGCCTTTCCCGGTCTGTACTCCACGTGGGATGCGATCGCGATATGGCTGGCCGTGATTACGATGGCATCGGCGAACCTGATCGCACTGGTGCAGGGCAACGTAAAGCGCATGCTCGCATACTCGAGCATCGCACACGCCGGCTATCTGCTCGTGGCGCTGGCCGCGTCATCCGTTCTCGGAGCCGCGTCGTTCCTGTTCTACGCCGTTACGTACACGCTCATGACGATGGGCGCGTTCGCCGTGATGATGGCCGTCGCACAACGTGGCGAGACGAGACTCGACCTCGACGCCTACAGCGGCCTGGCCTGGCGTCGACCGCTGCTCGGCGTGGTGATGACTATCTTCCTGCTGTCTCTGGCGGGATTCCCGTTCACGGGCGGGTTCATCGGCAAGGTATTCATCCTGCGCGCCGCCGTGGAGCGCGGCCTCGTGCTGCTCGCGGTCGTGCTCGTGCTGGCGTCGCTCATCTCCTACTTCTACTACCTGCGCGTCGCGTGGTACATGTGGTTCCGCGAGCCGGTCGAGGGTCGCACGTCAGACCCGGCCCCGCTGGCACCCGCGATGACGATTGCGCTGGTGTTCGCAGCAGCGGGTGTCGTGTTCCTGGGCGTGTTGCCCGGCGGCCTGCTCGAGCTGGCCGAGCGCAGCGCGGCCGGCCTGTTCCAGATCCCGGCAGGGTTGACGCGCCTCTTCCCCTGAGGCGCGTCCTGCCG
Proteins encoded in this region:
- the nuoK gene encoding NADH-quinone oxidoreductase subunit NuoK, whose protein sequence is MQTIGAMDLSTMSLALSAILFSIGVVGVIVRRNAIILFLCIELMLNAVNLAFVAFSRSIGVDGQIFVFFVMTVAAAEAAVGLALVIAIFRHVESVDMKNFNLLRW
- a CDS encoding NADH-quinone oxidoreductase subunit N, with amino-acid sequence MPVDLSSPAHYALVLLPEIVLSAWAMFILLLDVFQKGSRSEPSSSSMPWLTLGGVLLAAVANGWIAGLRETGPAGMIAVDSFRVFSNFVFLLAAGMFVMISTRYIDEERLRLGELYVLILFATVGMMVFAGARDLMVMFIALELMSLPIYVLTGINRRDRRSAEGALKYFLLGAFSSAFFLFGIALAYGGAGSTNLAEIAGAIGVDGIGASRLLIIATALIAVGFAFKTAAVPFHMWTPDAYEGAPAPVTAFMAAGVKAAAFGAFIRVYFTAFPGLYSTWDAIAIWLAVITMASANLIALVQGNVKRMLAYSSIAHAGYLLVALAASSVLGAASFLFYAVTYTLMTMGAFAVMMAVAQRGETRLDLDAYSGLAWRRPLLGVVMTIFLLSLAGFPFTGGFIGKVFILRAAVERGLVLLAVVLVLASLISYFYYLRVAWYMWFREPVEGRTSDPAPLAPAMTIALVFAAAGVVFLGVLPGGLLELAERSAAGLFQIPAGLTRLFP
- a CDS encoding NADH-quinone oxidoreductase subunit M; its protein translation is MLESMGYSSWVLTALLLIPAVGMAAVLFGREEHAKYTALALSTLAFLVSLPLWFAYSAATPAFQFGASTAWIPQWGIHYRVGVDGISVLLVLLTTALFPIAILGSYNYIARRTKAFYAMMLLLEAGVLGVFVSLDLFMFFMFWEIMLVPMYFIIGIWGGERRVYAAIKFFLYTAVGSLLMLVGILYLFFKYRALTGELSFAYLDLLQLPLTFTEQYWLFGAFALAFAIKVPIFPFHTWLPDAHVEAPTPGSVILAAVLLKLGAYGFLRFLLPLFPQAATHPTIVTIMMVLALFGIIYGAWVAAVQPDAKKLIAYTSVAHMGFVVLGIFALTLQGVQGAMIVMLSHGLSTGAMFLLLGMLYERRHTREIDDFGGLAAVAPGFAAVFVFTALASIGLPGTSGFVGEFLALIGTFQTHPWVAVIGATGVIFAAYYMLPMVQKILFNALTRPENRRLPDLSGREIAVLAPLVAGMIWMGVYPKPFLERADVTLTTLIETVERKSTQTFFPLGMETPAEVEDDGANTIAAAAADADAE
- the nuoL gene encoding NADH-quinone oxidoreductase subunit L, with protein sequence MDHFEPTLLWAIALLPLIGFVINGTLSLLRARRAQAELLAADGGAHGHAVDAHGHAHADSTAALDHGHGQDEEADVHTTAHAAPGSTLIPTLVGPGVVILAFVIALINFIGMFGADLHEPIVETYWQWMPVGSLSVDAAFQLDQLSMLMTLIITGVGSLIHIFSIGYMREDPGYARYFAYLNLFVFFMLVLVLGSGYALMFVGWEGVGLCSYLLIGFWFKDREKADAGKKAFIVNRIGDFGFLVAMFLIFSNLGALDFVTVMAAAPSTFAFGGAVVTAITLFLFLGAAGKSAQIPLYVWLPDAMAGPTPVSALIHAATMVTAGVYLVARSSVLFALAPVSSITVAGIGALTALFAATIGLVQNDIKKVLAYSTVSQLGYMFVGVGVGAYAAGVFHLMTHAFFKALLFLGSGAVIHAMHEAYHATHSHADAQDMRNMGGLRHYMTKTWIFMWIATLAIAGVWPFAGFFSKDEIIWQTAARAVGPFEPWFRVFWIMAFAAALMTAFYMTRLMIMTFHGENRTGAEERKHLHEVSPVMWVPLAILAFLSVVGGWINVPEPIAHMPVLGWLPSSEWLHDWLHPVIEQADHVFEANIGELAHATPVGGGEAFWAAVSFLFATAVIAITAYILMKRRYAPADQSQPLRGFGRVLYNKWYVDEMYDAVIVRPIVGVSRGLWRFVDKGLIDGAVNGAGYTARAFGWVGSRLQTGQLNTYAFAAVLGALLLLALVVAGGN